A window of Parafrankia discariae genomic DNA:
CGGGCCGAGCGGGCGTGCCCGGCCCAGCGGTCACCACGGCCGACGACCGCGTCTGCGGACCCGTCGAGTCTACGACTTCGTGAAGGGATTCACGAAGTTCCCGAGGCAGGGCTCCGGCCGGCCCGCCCTGAGCCACCGGACCTGCCGGTCAGCCAGGACCACCGGTCGCCGGCGAGCGCACGCCGCAGCCGCTGCTCCTCCACCCGCCAGTAGCCGTGCTCCCGGCCGTCGACCAGGATCACCGGCACCCGGTCGCCGTAGGTGTCCGCCGTGCGCGGGTCGGCGTCGACGTCGAGCTCCCGCCAGCCGGCCCCGATGTCGGCGCTCACCCGCTCGATCACCCGGCGCGCGTCGTCACACAGGTGGCAGCCCACCCGGGTGAGCAGGGTGATCCGGACGCCGGGCGCCGCGCCGTCGTCGCCGGCGGCACTGGCACCGCCGGCGGCACTGGCACCGCCGGCGGCACTGGCACCGCCGGCGGCACTGGCACCGCCGGCGACGTGGTCACCGGCGACATGCGCGGGGGTCGATGTGGCCCCTTGGGGGCCCAGTTCACGGTTGGGCCCGGACTCTCCGACGGTGGCCTCGGTCATCCCAGCGACGATAGTCGCCCGTCATGACAGGGATACCGCCGTTCGGGGGCCGCCCCGCCGGTCGCCGGCGGCCCGGGCCGCGGTACGGCCCCCGGCCCCCACCGCCACGCAAACAGCTACAGCCAGCTACTCGACGACTATGGTGGAGTCGTTGTCCGGCCATCCTCCGCCCGCCGGCCGGCACCAAAACACCACCCGCCACCAGGAGAACACGAGAAGTCACCGCGCCACGACGGCAGGTCGGTCGAGATCCACGGCAGCGACCCGACCCGACCCGCCTCGCCACCCTCGCCCGCGAAGATCGCGACCGCCCGCGACGTCCATGTTCGGGAGCCCGCATGCGCCTGCCCGCGGCACCGGCCACCCTGCCGGCGGCACCGGTGGTGGCGTGGTGGGCCCTCGCTCCGGCCGCGGCGCGACTGGCCTTCGCCCCGGCGGCGGGGCGGTGGGCTCCCCCGGCGGTGCCCCGCCGGACTCCCCCGGCGACGCGGTGGGCTCTCGCGGCCGCGCCGTCCCGCCCGGCGCCGTCCCGCGCCGCGCCGTCCCACCCCGACGATCCCTTGGCCGCCGGCATCGCCGTGCTGCGCGCGGAGATCGCCCGGGTTCACCGGACCGGGCTGCTCGGCCTGCTTCCGGTGCTGCTGGGCGCCGCGATGGCCACCGCCCGGACGGCGACCGCGCACTCCACCCGCGTCGAACCGGCGGGGCCGGGTGCCGAGGACGTCCACCCCTTCACCGACGGTCCCGCGGATGGCCTGGGCCTGCCCGACCCGCGCGGCGAGGCCGACCTCGTCGGCCGGGCGACCCGCGGGGAGCGGGAGGCCTTCGGCCTCATCTACGACCGGTACGCCGAGTTCATCTACCGCTACGCCTACTACCGCGTCGGCGGCAACCGCGCGGTCGCCGAGGACGTGGTCTCCGAGACGTTCCTGCGGGCGCTGACCCGGATCTCGACCTTCGAGTGGCAGGGCCGCGACATCGGGGCCTGGCTGGTCACCATCGCCCGCAACCACATCGTGGACCTCGCCCGCTCGGGCCGGGCCCGGCTGGAGTTCCCGACCGCCGACCTGCTCGCGGCGGCCGACGGCCGCCCGGGGGCGGGCGCCGCCGTCCCCGGCCCGGAGGACGCGGTGCTGGCCGCGCTGGACGTCCGCGAGGTGCTCGACGCGCTGGGGACACTGGGGCCGGAGCAGCGAGAGTGCGTCACCCTGCGGTTCCTCGAGGGGCTGTCCGTCCGGGAGACCGCGCGGGCGATGAACAAGAAGGAGGGCGCGGTGCGCGCGCTGCAGCTGCGGGCCGTGCGGGCGCTGGCCCGGCACCTGCCCATGGCCCGCACCGACTGAGACGGCGACCGGCCGCTCGCGCCGACCAACCACGCGCACCGACCAGCCGCTCGCGGTAACCGGTCGTTCGCACCGGATGGCCACGGGTGGCCCACCATGCGGTCCCCGCGGCGCCGCGGGTCGTAGGGTGGCCACACGGCGCGGCACTCGACGCGGCCGGGCAACCAGATTCGCTCCGGATGTCGGCGGGCGTGGCCACGACCGGGCCGGTCGGCCACCGGCGACGGCGACCGGACCGGCACGGAGATGACCATGAGAGTGCGACGACGCAAGGATCACCTGGGTGGCCGCGAGGCCGCGGAGGCGGCGGCGACGGCCGCGCTGAAGGTGGCCGCCGAGGAAGTGGCCAAGGCCCCGCCGGACGAGTCCGCCGCCGCCTTCTTCGACGTCGACAACACGATGATGGCCGGCGCGTCCATCTTCTACTTCGCCCGCGGGCTGGCCGCCCGGGACTTCTTCGATTCCCGGGACCTGCTGAAGTTCGGCTGGCAGCACGTCAGCTACCGGCTGCGTGGTCTGGAGGACCCGAACGGGATGCGGGACGCCCGGGAGGCGGCCCTGGCCTTCGTCGCCGGGCGCAGCGTCACGGACATCGTCCGCTACGGCGAGGAGATCTACGACGAGCGGATGGCCCAGCAGATCTACTCGGGCACGCACGCCCTGGCCCAGCAGCACCTCGACGCCGGGCAGCGGGTCTGGCTGGTCACCGCCACCCCGGTGGAGCTGGCCTCGATCATCGCCCGGCGGCTGAGCCTCACCGGCGCGCTGGGCACCGTCAGCGAGGTGGCGGACGGCAAGTACACCGGCCACCTCGTCGGGGAGCCGCTGCACGGGCCGGCCAAGGGCGCGGCCGTGCAGGCGCTGGCCGAGCGGGAGGGCCTCGACCTGTCCCGCTGCTGGGCCTATTCCGACTCGGTGAACGACCTGCCGATGCTGTCCCTCGTCGGCCATCCGGTGGCCATCAACCCGGATCCGGACCTGCGCGCCGTCGCCAAGGAGCGCGGCTGGCTGATCAAGGACTTCCGGACGGCCCGCAAGGCCATGAAGGTCGGTATCCCGACGGCCGCCGGCATCGGTGCCCTCGGCGGCGGCGTCGCGGCCGGCATGGCGCTGCGCCGCCGCTACGGCGGCACCTGACTCTCAGGGCGACGGGGTCCGCGGGGCTTCCGCGGCTCCCGCGTCCCCGTCGGGCCGCGGCGATCAGAAGAACACCGAGCGGCGCTGCATCAACAGGCCGTACAGCGTGTGCTGGATCGTCTCGCGGATGCGGTCGGTGAGCTCGAAGACGAGCATCGGGTCCTCGGCCGCGGCCTGCGTGTACTCGGTGGTGTCCACCGGCTCACCGAACTCGATGATCCACTTGCTCGGCAGCGGGACGAGCCCCAGCAGCCCCAGCCACGGGAAGGTCGGCGTGATCGGCAGGTAGGGCAGCCCCAGCAGCCGCGCCAGGGTCCTGGCGTTGCCGACCATCGGGTAGATCTCCTCGGCGCCCACGACCGTGCACGGGACGATCGGCGCCCCGGTGCGCAGCGCCGCGGAGACGAAGCCGCCGCGGCCGAACCGCTGAAGCTTGTAACGGTCGCTGAACGGCTTGCCGATGCCCTTGAAGCCCTCCGGCCACACCCCGACCAGGTGCCCCGCGCCCAGCAGACGCTCGGCGTCCGCCTGGCAGGCGAGGGTGTTGCCGGTCTTGCGGGCCAGCGGGGCGAGGAACGGCAGGGCGAACACCAGGTCCGCGGCCAGCATCCGCAGGTGACGGTGGGCCGGGTGGTGGTCGAGGATCGCCAGCGCGGTCATCAGCGCGTCGAGGGGCACCGTCCCCGAGTGGTTCGAGACGACGAGCGCCCCGCCCTTGTCCGGGATGTTCTCCAGGCCCCGGGTCTCGACCCGGAAGTAGTTCCGGTAGATCGGGCGCAGCAGCGGCGCCACGATGTGCTCGGTC
This region includes:
- a CDS encoding lysophospholipid acyltransferase family protein, which produces MPMPPDGRAGPPGAAGVLNGSSGPNGAGRPRDAGGAAERPRGADAVDGPGGAAGAGTGAGPGDGADPRDGAVGSPAEPVSDAGELERVLAELLAFLRRRITGDYTVDEHGFDPDLTEHIVAPLLRPIYRNYFRVETRGLENIPDKGGALVVSNHSGTVPLDALMTALAILDHHPAHRHLRMLAADLVFALPFLAPLARKTGNTLACQADAERLLGAGHLVGVWPEGFKGIGKPFSDRYKLQRFGRGGFVSAALRTGAPIVPCTVVGAEEIYPMVGNARTLARLLGLPYLPITPTFPWLGLLGLVPLPSKWIIEFGEPVDTTEYTQAAAEDPMLVFELTDRIRETIQHTLYGLLMQRRSVFF
- a CDS encoding glutaredoxin family protein, with the translated sequence MTEATVGESGPNRELGPQGATSTPAHVAGDHVAGGASAAGGASAAGGASAAGGASAAGDDGAAPGVRITLLTRVGCHLCDDARRVIERVSADIGAGWRELDVDADPRTADTYGDRVPVILVDGREHGYWRVEEQRLRRALAGDRWSWLTGRSGGSGRAGRSPASGTS
- a CDS encoding HAD family hydrolase — translated: MRVRRRKDHLGGREAAEAAATAALKVAAEEVAKAPPDESAAAFFDVDNTMMAGASIFYFARGLAARDFFDSRDLLKFGWQHVSYRLRGLEDPNGMRDAREAALAFVAGRSVTDIVRYGEEIYDERMAQQIYSGTHALAQQHLDAGQRVWLVTATPVELASIIARRLSLTGALGTVSEVADGKYTGHLVGEPLHGPAKGAAVQALAEREGLDLSRCWAYSDSVNDLPMLSLVGHPVAINPDPDLRAVAKERGWLIKDFRTARKAMKVGIPTAAGIGALGGGVAAGMALRRRYGGT
- a CDS encoding sigma-70 family RNA polymerase sigma factor encodes the protein MRLPAAPATLPAAPVVAWWALAPAAARLAFAPAAGRWAPPAVPRRTPPATRWALAAAPSRPAPSRAAPSHPDDPLAAGIAVLRAEIARVHRTGLLGLLPVLLGAAMATARTATAHSTRVEPAGPGAEDVHPFTDGPADGLGLPDPRGEADLVGRATRGEREAFGLIYDRYAEFIYRYAYYRVGGNRAVAEDVVSETFLRALTRISTFEWQGRDIGAWLVTIARNHIVDLARSGRARLEFPTADLLAAADGRPGAGAAVPGPEDAVLAALDVREVLDALGTLGPEQRECVTLRFLEGLSVRETARAMNKKEGAVRALQLRAVRALARHLPMARTD